Genomic segment of Motacilla alba alba isolate MOTALB_02 chromosome 26, Motacilla_alba_V1.0_pri, whole genome shotgun sequence:
CCACAGGTAACAAATTTCTGTTTTGAgcagatttcattttctgacCAACCCAGTAGAGCACAATATCCAGAACATCTAAAGCAAGGGAATCACAGCATGGGACTTCATTGATTGTGGGCAGATAATGGAGAATCAGGGTTGGAAGTGGTGTTGGGGTTGgttatttcttccctttcaagCTTTGCAGACACAACACAGACCCTGAGGTAAATGGACTGAGGGGTGGTACTCAGCTTCTCATGGTGTTTCCTTCTCATTCCAAAATTAGTTGTGGTCTTGTCCTGGACAGGGTACGGTCTGAAGAGCCACGTGAGAACACACACAGGTGAGAAACCCTACAAGTGTCCAGAAGACATGTGTAGCAAAGCCTTCAAAACCTCCGGGGACCTGCAGAAACACATCCGCACGCACACAGGTGAGGAGCACGAGGGGAGAACTGCACAGGGGACAAGCCAGCGAAAGGGACTCCGGGTGGCTGCAGGGTGGCAGGTGTCACCCACAGCGCTCTGTCCATGCAGGTGAGCGTCCCTTCAAGTGCCCCTTCGTGGGCTGTGGCCGCTCCTTTACCACGTCCAACATCCGCAAGGTTCACATCCGGACGCACACGGGCGAGCGGCCCTACACGTGCGCGGAGCCCGGCTGCGGCAGGGGCTTCACCAGCGCCACCAACTACAAGAACCACATGAGGATCCACACAGGTAGgagggagccagcagcagggacattGGTGGGGCTGGAATGGGCATTTCCAGGCTGAACGTGGCAGGGGTGGATCTGGGAGTGGCCAGGGAGTTGGAGGTAATAGTGGGAATTGCTTCATTGGATTGATTGTTGTTCCAGCAGTCTGCCTCCAGCTGTTTGCTCTGGTGGAGAATCCCTCCCCAGGGCACGAGGAGGGTGAAGCTCAGCTCTGTGGCCTCTGCCCTAGGAGAGAAGCCATACCTGTGCACCgtgcctggctgtgggaagCGCTTCACAGAGTACTCCAGCCTGTACAAGCACCACGTGGTGCACACGCACTGCAAGCCCTACTcgtgcagcagctgtggcaagACCTACCGGCAGACCTCCACGCTGGCCATGCACAAGCGCAGCAGCCACGGCGAGCTGGAGGCCACCGAGGAGAGCGAGCAGGCCCTCTACGAGcgacagcagctgcagggtgagcaGCCACTCCCCCATCAAGGTGTGACAAAGGAGAGGGAGGTGACAGCAAGAGCAGACACGCCCCTCTCAGACCCACATATGAGCCGTGGCTGCTTGCTTCCCCATCCAAGCCAGACCTGTTGGAAGGTCCAATAGGTTGGGAACGGGCCCCTGCCCATTCTGTGCTACAGGGAGAGGTAAAGGTCCTTCTTGCCAGGCCACCACTGATGTCATCATGGTCTTGTGCTCTTCTGTGCTAGCCCTTGAGACCACAGGCAGGTCCAGAGGCCAGGCATGTGCTTTTGCTCTCTGATAATGCTGCTCTTCCCCTTCTCCgatccagctgctgcagctgctgacagagGCTCTCCACTGAAGAGTCAGCATATTGCTTTCCTGTCAGAGATGGATGAAGAAGAAGATGCTGTGCCTACACAAGTCTCACTTATCTCTCAGGATGGGACAGAGCAGGTATGGGCACAGACAGCCTCCAGCATGTCAGGGACAGCAGTTATTTTCTGAAGTGAGATTCTGCCTCTACTCAGCCAGGATGTTCTTTGCAGAGtcttttttcagcatttttttcagacCTTGGAGCTTCTTGGGCTCTTCCTGCCCTgagggctccctgctgcagtgttGGTTTGGGGGTCTCTGGTCCCAGTGCCCCCCTTGCTGATGGGGTTTTGGGTGTTCCATGGGGTGACTGGCAGCCcttggctccctgcagctccccagctctgctgacccAGGCTGGATTTGGAGATGTTTTGTCATCACTTGTATACAGCAGTGCTTTTCTTGTActtccctcctccagctgcccctgTGCTGACTGGAAAAAACTTCTTCTGTGGCACGGGGCAAGGGaaacagctgccagcagtgaccTGTTTCCTCTTGGCCTgagatgctcctgctgctgccgtgCACAAAGCTGTCCCCATCCAGGCTTGAGACAAAAGGCTGAAGGGGGAGGGCTGAAGACCCAAGCTCTGAGTTCTCTGTCATCAATTTTATCCCTGGTGCTGGGCGAAGTCCTTGGAGCTCTCTGTGCCTTGAGCCTTGCAGAGAGGCTGTTTCCTCCTTGCCCAGACCAATGCATTGCTAAACTTGGGGGTTGCCTAAGGCTCCCTGACCTCTGCTGTCCTCCCCAGGTCAGTCTGtctcaggaggagctgcaggccctgggcagtgccatcGGCGTGGTGACGCAGAGCGGGGTCCTCGCCGTGCCCGAGGGAGGTGACGCTGGGGCCACGACTGCGGCCAGCACCCACGGCACCAAGGCACAGGAGGTACAGACAAAGCTGGGACTGCCCctgcttcctctgctggaagagagctgcattttcctttaaaacaccATTAACTCACCTTTTCCAGGTGACCATAGTCGCTTCTGGGGCAGTGGTGTCAGAGGAGTCGGACATCGCCCCGCTCTGTCATCAGCAGGTGGCATTGCTGGCCACCTCCCATGGCACCCACATTGCTGTGCAGGTACCACATGGCTCTTGCCACTGTCCCCTTCAGTCCTGGCCACCCActgcctgccctctggccctgctgctttgctgcttgcCCAGGGGGCTTGCTCCTTAATTCTCAGAGGCCCTGTGTGCAGAGGACAACAGGGACATCCTGCTGGGACTGCAGAATGCTCCTCTGTAAACAGCTCTTCTGCATCTCAGCCCTTCTGCATCTCAGCCCTGTCTGCCCTTCTGCTTCACACCCGTGCCACCCACCCGTGCCAcccctctgtcctgctgggagccaccctgagctgcctttcaggggttcactctctctctcccccttccctccccagctggaagagcagcagagcctggaggacGCCCTCAGCATGGCCACAGCAGTCATCCACTACGAGCCAGTGCCAcctgacacagccctgcccgAGAAGGGGAGCTGAGGCCAGCGGAGCGCCGGGGCAGGGGagtggcagccccagcaggggaggcaggggagtggcagccccagcaggggagtggcagccccagcagggtagtggcagcccctggctgcGTGCGCCGGGGTGCCGGGGCAGGGACAGAGTCTGAGCCAGTGCCAGCgtgtgccctgtgccagcagggacgCTGACGGGGCACAGGGCTGCGGGGGTGACCCTGTCTGAGGGGCTCTTCCCTccggggagggagggcagatacactgggctgctgcctgctcctgggctctgagcagcagccctcTCTTCAGGGCCGcttcctgccctctccctcTAGGAATGGTGCAGCAGCTCCCCTTTCTTGCCCacccctccagctcagggccAAGTGGGCAGCACATGCACAAAGCAATAAAGGCCCATCAGAGCAAGCCCAGGCTGTCCTGAGCTCGGTGTGGAGGGTGAGCAGTTCCTGCCATCGGAGCCAGCACTGGGATGGTTCCAACAGCAGTTCTCCCATCTCTTTGTCCCAATTCCTTTCAAACAGGGCTTCCGTGGCAGATTCCTtggctgtggagcagagcagccagcacttgccaggagctgagctAGACCTGGATGTAAATGCTGAGTTGAAATAAAagctaaatttgtttttttataaaGACCCCTCTTTTCTTTGGTggaagctgggaggagagggtGGAGGGTGGTGTTCAGCAGCTGTACAAATTAAGGACATTGAGGAGATTTGTGGAATTTACCAAACAAGTCCTGCCGaagcagcagctgtcccagaggagggctgggagcagggtgcGCTGTACCCTGTGAGCCCTCAGCGTGTGGCTTGGAGGGGCTGAGACATGACCCTAAAATCTCTCATCAGGCCTTGGCTTTTCCAGGGACCCCTGCAAGCCCAGATTTAGGGAATTGTGTCTGTGGACACATCCTGCATCCTCCCCTGAGCTGGGGAGAGAGACCTGGGTGGGTGTCCTGCCCCCACCGGTGCCTTCAGTCCCTTCactgccctgggtgctgggtggacagagctggagaaaaccTTCGAGATCCTCGAGTCCAGCTGCAACCCCgagcctggcacaggctccCGGCAGCCGCGTGGGTCGCGTTTTGGCCATCCCGGAGGAGCCGGCAGATAAAGATGTTTCCGCGGGCACGGAACGGGCACAGCCCGAGGAGATGCCCCAGGCTGAGCCTCCGCTCGCCGGGTGAGACCGATCCCTCCCGAGGGCTGCGGGGGGAAGCTGCTCCTTGAGCCAGGGCGGGGATGCCTGTCCCCAGAACGCAAATTACGGCGGGGCTCGGCGGAGGCTCGGTGATCCGCGGCCGTGCGGGGAGCGGCGATGCCGCCCGGGGTTCCCGGGGCGCCCCGAGCAGGCG
This window contains:
- the ZNF76 gene encoding zinc finger protein 76 isoform X5, whose amino-acid sequence is MESLGLPAVTLGDGTTAYLQQAARGEKLIEGQVIELEDGTTAYIHQVTVQKGEEHTLSSFCLEGHGARGCSSQCSSIWAPLSLPALKKAVAFEDGQPVVLEDGSMAFIHSTAKESYEPGTLQAVQLEDGSTAYLHRPVIVAPGSTILQVQAGTGLQGLAGEEEDDGLDVATINALQQYGRKGSDEEEEGVTDTCHVKSKDSSNISSSQDLQEEEEVQSHRRGQQVGSRAFRCGYKGCGRLYTTAHHLKVHERAHTGDRPYTCDFPSCGKAFATGYGLKSHVRTHTGEKPYKCPEDMCSKAFKTSGDLQKHIRTHTGERPFKCPFVGCGRSFTTSNIRKVHIRTHTGERPYTCAEPGCGRGFTSATNYKNHMRIHTGEKPYLCTVPGCGKRFTEYSSLYKHHVVHTHCKPYSCSSCGKTYRQTSTLAMHKRSSHGELEATEESEQALYERQQLQAAAAADRGSPLKSQHIAFLSEMDEEEDAVPTQVSLISQDGTEQVSLSQEELQALGSAIGVVTQSGVLAVPEGGDAGATTAASTHGTKAQEVTIVASGAVVSEESDIAPLCHQQVALLATSHGTHIAVQLEEQQSLEDALSMATAVIHYEPVPPDTALPEKGS
- the ZNF76 gene encoding zinc finger protein 76 isoform X4 encodes the protein MKLITPVSCSTGRAQPARSKDADPVSHRALAPGPRAARQDPCVGIRMESLGLPAVTLGDGTTAYLQQAARGEKLIEGQVIELEDGTTAYIHQVTVQKGEEHTLSSFCLEGHGARGCSSQCSSIWAPLSLPALKKAVAFEDGQPVVLEDGSMAFIHSTAKESYEPGTLQAVQLEDGSTAYLHRPVIVAPGSTILQVQAGTGLQGLAGEEEDDGLDVATINALQQYGRKGSDEEEEGVTDTCHVKSKDSSNISSSQDLQEEEEVQSHRRGQQVGSRAFRCGYKGCGRLYTTAHHLKVHERAHTGDRPYTCDFPSCGKAFATGYGLKSHVRTHTGEKPYKCPEDMCSKAFKTSGDLQKHIRTHTGERPFKCPFVGCGRSFTTSNIRKVHIRTHTGERPYTCAEPGCGRGFTSATNYKNHMRIHTGEKPYLCTVPGCGKRFTEYSSLYKHHVVHTHCKPYSCSSCGKTYRQTSTLAMHKRSSHGELEATEESEQALYERQQLQAAAAADRGSPLKSQHIAFLSEMDEEEDAVPTQVSLISQDGTEQVSLSQEELQALGSAIGVVTQSGVLAVPEGGDAGATTAASTHGTKAQEVTIVASGAVVSEESDIAPLCHQQVALLATSHGTHIAVQLEEQQSLEDALSMATAVIHYEPVPPDTALPEKGS
- the ZNF76 gene encoding zinc finger protein 76 isoform X6, which codes for MAPQPTCSRLPEDMVHVAAALSAPAFGLLCHFQLSKAVAFEDGQPVVLEDGSMAFIHSTAKESYEPGTLQAVQLEDGSTAYLHRPVIVAPGSTILQVQAGTGLQGLAGEEEDDGLDVATINALQQYGRKGSDEEEEGVTDTCHVKSKDSSNISSSQDLQEEEEVQSHRRGQQVGSRAFRCGYKGCGRLYTTAHHLKVHERAHTGDRPYTCDFPSCGKAFATGYGLKSHVRTHTGEKPYKCPEDMCSKAFKTSGDLQKHIRTHTGERPFKCPFVGCGRSFTTSNIRKVHIRTHTGERPYTCAEPGCGRGFTSATNYKNHMRIHTGEKPYLCTVPGCGKRFTEYSSLYKHHVVHTHCKPYSCSSCGKTYRQTSTLAMHKRSSHGELEATEESEQALYERQQLQAAAAADRGSPLKSQHIAFLSEMDEEEDAVPTQVSLISQDGTEQVSLSQEELQALGSAIGVVTQSGVLAVPEGGDAGATTAASTHGTKAQEVTIVASGAVVSEESDIAPLCHQQVALLATSHGTHIAVQLEEQQSLEDALSMATAVIHYEPVPPDTALPEKGS